The following proteins come from a genomic window of Gallus gallus isolate bGalGal1 chromosome 22, bGalGal1.mat.broiler.GRCg7b, whole genome shotgun sequence:
- the LOC770277 gene encoding D(1) dopamine receptor has product MEQPMDGFYSSMEGGGQDSINGSGSRKSRVEGETPTLSSHGVAAALLFLLILLTLLGNTLVCVAVIRFRHLRSKVTNFFVISLAVSDLLLAVLVMPWRAAAEAVGFWPFGAFCDIWVAFDIMCSTASILNLCIISVDRYWAISNPFCYERRMTPRVASAMVGVAWLLSLLISFIPVQLRWHKDQELNQREDVARESCDSHLNRTYAISSSLISFYIPVAIMIVTYSCIFRIAQRQIRRVSLESTLERTQSCRSSTRPHTANLKSSFKKETKVLKTLSIIVGIFVFCWLPFFVLNCVVPFCDPARHKPGELPCVSEAVFNTFVWVGWANSSLNPIIYAFNADFRRAFVTILGCEYLCPNNVVETVNFSNDLVSYHHDTSCPKDVVTLSHPHAVLQMENNEASSEKLSQLSSRSSCPAVEYKAAVSWEKTAPLTSSAWN; this is encoded by the coding sequence ATGGAGCAACCCATGGATGGCTTTTATTCCTCCATGGAAGGAGGCGGGCAGGACTCGATCAATGGCAGCGGCAGTAGGAAGAGCAGGGTGGAGGGAGAGACCCCCACGTTGTCCTCCCACGGCGTAGCAGCTGCTTTACtgttccttctcatcctcctcaCGCTCCTGGGCAACACCCTGGTGTGTGTGGCTGTCATCAGGTTCAGACACCTACGCTCCAAGGTCACCAACTTCTTTGTCATCTCCTTGGCTGTGTCCGACCTCCTGCTGGCCGTGCTGGTGATGCCTtggagggctgctgctgaggcGGTGGGGTTTTGGCCCTTTGGGGCTTTCTGCGACATCTGGGTGGCTTTTGACATCATGTGCTCCACCGCCTCTATCCTCAATTTGTGCATCATCAGCGTGGACCGCTACTGGGCCATCTCCAACCCCTTCTGCTACGAGAGGAGGATGACACCACGTGTGGCTTCTGCCATGGTTGGGGTGGCGTGGCTGCTGTCCCTCCTCATTTCCTTCATCCCCGTGCAGCTGAGGTGGCACAAGGACCAAGAGCTCAACCAGCGGGAGGACGTCGCCCGGGAGAGCTGTGATTCTCACCTCAACAGGACTTACGCCATCTCGTCTTCCCTCATCAGCTTCTACATCCCTGTTGCCATCATGATCGTGACCTACAGCTGCATCTTCCGCATTGCCCAGCGGCAGATCCGCAGGGTCTCCTTGGAAAGCACATTGGAACGCACCCAGAGCTGCCGCAGCAGCACGCGCCCTCACACAGCCAACCTGAAGAGCTCCTTCAAGAAGGAGACCAAGGTCCTCAAGACCCTCTCCATCATCGTGGGCATCTTTGTCTTCTGCTGGCTGCCTTTCTTTGTGCTCAACTGCGTGGTGCCCTTTTGTGATCCCGCCCGGCACAAACCAGGAGAGCTGCCTTGCGTCAGCGAGGCCGTTTTCAACACCTTTGTTTGGGTCGGGTGGGCCAACTCTTCcctcaatcccatcatctacGCCTTCAATGCGGACTTCCGGAGGGCTTTCGTCACCATCTTGGGCTGTGAATACCTTTGCCCCAACAACGTGGTGGAGACGGTCAACTTCAGCAACGACTTGGTCTCCTACCACCACGACACCTCGTGTCCAAAGGACGTGGTGACCCTCAGCCACCCCCACGCCGTTCTGCAGATGGAGAACAACGAGGCGTCCTCTGAGAAGCTTTCCCAGCTCTCCTCCcgcagcagctgccctgcagtggAGTACAAAGCAGCCGTCTCATGGGAGAAGACGGCACCGCTCACCAGCAGTGCATGGAACTGA
- the CHMP7 gene encoding charged multivesicular body protein 7 — MCSPGRAPPGPAPAGDLPPEWETDDERMAFLFSAFKQSREVNSTEWDSKMAFWVGLVLARGRRRGVVRTCLRELQNGFERRGSVPLGLGTVLRELLRRGKMQRESDFMASVDSSWISWGVGVFILKPLKWTLSSVLGDSKVPEEEEVLIYVELLQEKAEEVYRLYQNSVLSSHPVVALSELRSLCAGVCPDERTFYLLLLQLQKEKKVTILEQNGEKIVKFARGLHAKVSPMNDVDIGVYQLMQSEQLLSQKVESLSQEAEKCKDDARSACRAGKKQLALRCLKSKRRTERRIEELHSKLDAVQGILDRIYASQTDQMVFNAYQAGVGALKLSMKDVTVEKAENLVDQIQELCDTQDEVAQTLAGAGVNGLEMDSEELEKELDSLLQDSAKEPVHLHPVPQKDSGFAGAISDAELEAELEKLSVCDGDLAQKTPSASSEPQTALGLNL, encoded by the exons ATGTGCAGCCCGGGGAGGGCGCCCCCTGGGCCGGCCCCGGCGGGGGACCTGCCGCCCGAGTGGGAGACGGACGACGAGCGCATGGCTTTTCTCTTCTCGGCTTTCAAGCAGAGCCGCGAAGTGAACAGCACCGAGTGGGACAGCAAGATGGCCTTCTGGGTCGGGCTGGTGTTggcccggggccgccgccgcggTGTGGTGCGCACCTGTCTCCGCGAGCTGCAGAACGGCTTCGAGCGGCGGGGCAGTGTGCCGCTGGGCCTCGGCACCGTGCTGCGGGAGCTGCTCAG ACGTGGCAAGATGCAGAGGGAGTCAGACTTCATGGCCAGCGTGGACAGCAGTTGGATCTCCTGGGGTGTGGGAGTCTTCATCCTGAAGCCCCTGAAGTGGACTCTCTCAAGTGTGCTGGGTGACAGCAAAGTACCCGAGGAGGAGGAAGTTCTGATTTATGTGGAGCTACTTCAG gagaaagcagaggaagtTTATCGCCTGTATCAGAACTCTGTGCTTTCATCTCACCCCGTCGTCGCCCTCTCAGAGCTGCGTTCCCTCTGTGCTGGTGTTTGTCCAGATGAAAGAACATTCTACTtactgctgctccagctgcaaaaggaaaagaaggtcACAATTCTGGAACAGAACGGAGAGAAG ataGTGAAGTTTGCCAGAGGACTTCATGCCAAAGTCTCTCCAATGAATGATGTGGACATCGGAGTCTATCAGCTGATGCAAAGTGAACAGCTGCTGTCACAGAAGGTGGAGTCCCTTTCCCAGGAAGCAGAGAA GTGTAAAGATGATGCCCGGAGTGCttgcagagctgggaaaaaGCAACTG GCACTGAGATGTCTGAAGTCCAAACGAAGGACAGAAAGGCGCATTGAGGAGCTTCATTCCAAGCTGGATGCAGTGCAGGGGATCTTGGATCGTATCTATGCTTCCCAGACTGACCAGATG gtGTTTAATGCCTATCAGGCTGGTGTGGGAGCTCTGAAACTCTCTATGAAGGATGTTACTGTGGAGAAGGCAGAGAACCTGGTAGATCAGATACAAGAG CTTTGTGATACTCAAGATGAAGTAGCCCAGACTCTGGCTGGAGCAGGGGTCAATGGTTTAG AGATGGACTCTgaagagctggagaaggagctggACAGCCTCCTCCAGGACTCAGCTAAGGAGCCTGTCCACCTGCACCCTGTGCCCCAAAAGGATTCTGGGTTTGCAGGAGCCATTTCGGATGCTGAGCTGGAAGCTGAGTTGGAAAAGCTCTCTGTTTGTGATGGAG ATTTGGCACAAAAAACTCCATCTGCTTCCTCTGAACCCCAAACAGCTCTGGGACTGAATCTCTAA
- the TNFRSF10B gene encoding tumor necrosis factor receptor superfamily member 10B precursor (The RefSeq protein has 1 substitution compared to this genomic sequence), producing MRSAALRLCPVLLLLFAEVQLGSAAAVKKRADRSDLQKPDLYRRKCPMGTYEANDSIQCLPCKKDEYTEYPNDFPKCLGCRTCREDQVEVSPCIPTRNTQCACKNGTFCLPDHPCEMCQKCQTECPKGQVRLAPCTQHSDLLCGPPLEISSSSSTLWIIITFTVLLAVILGLVLVFWKRCSSRHHGAGDDGELSWKPSAVVNRLLQRLGIQDNRCNEQIYQNQQQQELLFTAQGSEVPHGVEMEGTERRTPDPKVETQRKLVPVLGENPIALLHRSFNTFVDYVPFPEWKRFGRALDLQENDLYLAEQHDRVSCEPFYQMLNTWLNQQGSKASVNTLLETLPRIGLSGVADIIASELISKGYFQYEVS from the exons ATGCGCTCAGCTGCGCTCCGGTTGTGCCCCGTTCTACTGCTGCTCTTCGCG GAGGTTCAGTTGGgatctgctgcagcagtgaagaAGAGGGCAGACAGGTCAGACCTCCAGAAGCCAGACCTCTACAGAAGGAAGTGTCCTATGG GCACCTATGAGGCAAATGACTCCATCTAGTGCCTCCCATGTAAGAAAGACGAGTACACCGAGTATCCAAATGACTTTCCCAAGTGCCTGGGCTGCCGGACGTGTAGGGAAG ACCAGGTGGAGGTGAGTCCCTGCATCCCCACCAGGAACACGCAGTGCGCTTGCAAGAACGGCACCTTCTGCTTACCTGACCACCCCTGTGAGATGTGCCAAAAGTGCCAGACCGA GTGCCCCAAAGGACAAGTGAGGTTAGCTCCGTGCACGCAACACAGCGACCTGCTGTGCGGTCCACCCTTGGAaatctcctccagctcctcca CTTTATGGATCATCATCAccttcactgtgctgctggctgtgatcCTGGGGCTCGTGCTGGTGTTCTGGAAGAGGTGCTCCTCCAGACACCACGGTGCAG GGGATGATGGAGAGCTGAGCTGGAAGCCCAGCGCCGTGGTG AACAGACTGTTGCAGCGGCTGGGGATTCAGGACAACAGATGCAATGAGCAGATCTACcagaaccagcagcagcaggagctgcttttcaCAGCGCAGGGCTCAGAGGTTCCCCATGGTGTGGAGATGGAG GGGACGGAACGAAGAACCCCAGATCCCAAAGTGGAAACCCAGAGGAAGCTGGTTCCAGTGCTAGGAGAGAACCCCATAGCCC TTTTGCATCGCTCTTTCAACACCTTTGTCGACTATGTGCCCTTCCCGGAATGGAAGAGATTTGGCCGAGCCCTCGACCTGCAGGAAAACGACCTTTATCTGGCAGAGCAGCACGACAGGGTCTCATGTGAGCCGTTCTATCAGATGCTCAACACGTGGCTCAACCAACAGGGCAGCAAAGCCTCTGTGAATACGCTGCTGGAGACCCTGCCCCGCATCGGCCTCAGCGGCGTGGCAGACATAATTGCATCCGAACTCATTAGCAAGGGCTATTTCCAGTACGAGGTGAGCTGA
- the RHOBTB2 gene encoding rho-related BTB domain-containing protein 2 isoform X1, whose protein sequence is MDPKGKGSPTVTMTALARSLSQLMDSDMDYERPNVETIKCVVVGDNAVGKTRLICARACNATLTQYQLLATHVPTVWAIDQYRVCQEVLERSRDVVDDVSVSLRLWDTFGDHHKDRRFAYGRSDVVVLCFSIANPNSLHHVKTMWYPEIKHFCPRAPVILVGCQLDLRYADLEAVNRARRPLARPIKPNEILPPEKGREVAKELGIPYYETSVVAQFGIKDVFDNAIRAALISRRHLQFWKSHLRNVQRPLLQAPFLPPRPPPPIIVVPDPPSNNEEHPAHLLEDPLCADVILVLQEKIKIYAHKIYLSTSSSKFYDLFLMDLSEEDQQSSAGHGFGVAVTAAAERMLHQEERHHGRDFLLRAASFDICESTEEGGSGQRKPCLRASTSDGILRGNRYENGERGLRRGRDLSSWSRAFISIQEEMAEDPLTYKSKLMVVVKMDASIQPGPFRAVLKYLYTGELDEKERDLMHIAHIAELLEVFDLRMMVANILNNEAFMNQEITKAFHVRRTNRVKECLAKGTFSDVTFVLDDGAISAHKPLLISSCDWMAAMFGGPFVESSTNEVALPYTSKSCMRAVLEYLYTGQFSSSPDLDDMKLIILANRLCLPHLVALTEQYTVTGLMEAAQMMVDIDGDVLVFLELAQFHCAYQLADWCLHHICTNYNNVCRKFPRDMKAMSGENQEYFEKHRWPPVWYLKEEDHYQRAKKEREKEDYLHLKRQPKRRWLFWNSPSSSPSSSAATASSSSSSSSSSAVV, encoded by the exons ATGGACCCCAAAGGGAAGGGCAGCCCCACGGTGACAATGACCGCGTTGGCACGCAGCCT GTCCCAATTAATGGATTCTGACATGGATTATGAGAGGCCAAACGTAGAGACTATCAAGTGCGTCGTGGTCGGGGACAACGCGGTGGGCAAGACCCGGCTCATCTGCGCCCGCGCCTGCAACGCCACGCTCACCCAGTACCAGCTCCTCGCCACCCACGTGCCCACGGTGTGGGCCATCGACCAGTACCGCGTGTGCCAGGAG GTGCTGGAGCGCTCGCGGGATGTGGTAGATGATGTTAGCGTGTCCTTACGGCTCTGGGACACCTTTGGAGACCACCACAAAGACCGGCGCTTTGCATATGGCAG ATCCGACGTCGTGGTTTTGTGCTTCTCCATCGCCAACCCCAACTCCCTGCACCATGTGAAGACCATGTGGTACCCGGAGATCAAACACTTCTGTCCCCGTGCGCCCGTCATCCTGGTGGGCTGCCAGCTGGACCTGCGCTACGCCGACCTGGAGGCCGTCAACCGGGCACGGCGTCCCTTGGCCAG gccaatCAAACCCAACGAGATACTTCCCCcggagaagggaagggaggtgGCCAAAGAACTGGGGATCCCCTATTACGAGACGAGCGTGGTGGCCCAGTTTGGCATCAAGGACGTCTTCGACAACGCCATCCGTGCCGCCCTCATCTCCCGCCGTCACCTGCAGTTCTGGAAGTCCCACCTACGCAACGTGCAGCGGCCCCTCCTCCAAgcccccttcctgccccccagGCCCCCTCCGCCCATCATCGTGGTGCCAGATCCCCCGTCCAACAATGAGGAGCACCCGGCCCACCTCTTGGAGGACCCCCTGTGCGCGGACGTCATCCTGGTGCTGCAAGAGAAGATCAAAATCTACGCACACAAGATCTacctctccacctcctcctccaagTTTTACGACCTGTTCCTCATGGACCTGAGCGAGGAGgaccagcagagcagtgcagggcaTGGGTTTGGGGTTGCCGTCACCGCAGCGGCTGAGAGGATGCTGCACCAAGAGGAGAGGCACCACGGACGGGATTTCCTCCTCCGGGCTGCGAGCTTTGATATCTGTGAAAGCACCGAGGAGGGCGGCTCCGGCCAGCGAAAACCGTGCCTTAGAGCCTCCACCAGTGATGGGATCCTACGGGGGAACCGCTACGAGAATGGGGAGCGTGGGTTGCGAAGGGGACGGGACCTCTCCTCTTGGAGCCGGGCGTTCATCAGCATCCAGGAGGAGATGGCGGAAGACCCGTTGACCTACAAATCCAagctgatggtggtggtgaagATGGATGCTTCCATCCAACCGGGCCCTTTCCGGGCAGTGCTGAAGTATTTGTACACGGGGGAGCTGGACGAGAAGGAGCGGGACCTCATGCACATCGCTCACATCgcggagctgctggaggtgttCGACCTCCGCATGATGGTGGCCAACATCCTCAACAACGAGGCGTTCATGAACCAGGAGATCACCAAAGCCTTCCACGTCCGGAGGACGAACCGGGTGAAGGAATGCCTGGCCAAGGGGACTTTCTCGG ATGTCACCTTCGTGCTGGATGACGGTGCTATCAGTGCCCACAAGCCCCTGCTCATCTCCAGCTGCGACTGGATGGCCGCGATGTTCGGCGGTCCCTTCGTGGAGAGCTCTACTAACGAG GTGGCACTTCCTTACACCAGCAAGAGCTGCATGCGGGCCGTGCTGGAGTATCTTTACACTGGGCAGTTCAGCTCCAGCCCTGACCTCGATGACATGAAGCTCATCATCTTGGCCAACCGCCTCTGCCTGCCCCACCTGGTGGCTCTTACCG AGCAGTACACCGTCACCGGGCTCATGGAAGCTGCGCAGATGATGGTGGACATCGATGGGGACGTGCTCGTGTTCCTGGAGCTGGCACAG TTCCACTGCGCCTACCAGCTCGCCGACTGGTGCCTCCACCACATCTGCACCAACTACAACAACGTCTGCCGCAAGTTTCCCCGTGACATGAAGGCCATGTCGGGAG AGAACCAGGAGTACTTCGAGAAGCACCGCTGGCCGCCGGTGTGGTACCTGAAGGAGGAGGACCACTACCAGCGGGCGAAGAAGGAGCGGGAGAAGGAAGACTACCTCCACCTCAAACGGCAGCCCAAGAGGCGGTGGCTCTTCTGGAactccccttcctcctctccttcatcGTCGGCAGCCACggcctcctcctcttcctcctcctcctcctcctcggctGTGGTTTGA
- the RHOBTB2 gene encoding rho-related BTB domain-containing protein 2 isoform X2, with protein MDSDMDYERPNVETIKCVVVGDNAVGKTRLICARACNATLTQYQLLATHVPTVWAIDQYRVCQEVLERSRDVVDDVSVSLRLWDTFGDHHKDRRFAYGRSDVVVLCFSIANPNSLHHVKTMWYPEIKHFCPRAPVILVGCQLDLRYADLEAVNRARRPLARPIKPNEILPPEKGREVAKELGIPYYETSVVAQFGIKDVFDNAIRAALISRRHLQFWKSHLRNVQRPLLQAPFLPPRPPPPIIVVPDPPSNNEEHPAHLLEDPLCADVILVLQEKIKIYAHKIYLSTSSSKFYDLFLMDLSEEDQQSSAGHGFGVAVTAAAERMLHQEERHHGRDFLLRAASFDICESTEEGGSGQRKPCLRASTSDGILRGNRYENGERGLRRGRDLSSWSRAFISIQEEMAEDPLTYKSKLMVVVKMDASIQPGPFRAVLKYLYTGELDEKERDLMHIAHIAELLEVFDLRMMVANILNNEAFMNQEITKAFHVRRTNRVKECLAKGTFSDVTFVLDDGAISAHKPLLISSCDWMAAMFGGPFVESSTNEVALPYTSKSCMRAVLEYLYTGQFSSSPDLDDMKLIILANRLCLPHLVALTEQYTVTGLMEAAQMMVDIDGDVLVFLELAQFHCAYQLADWCLHHICTNYNNVCRKFPRDMKAMSGENQEYFEKHRWPPVWYLKEEDHYQRAKKEREKEDYLHLKRQPKRRWLFWNSPSSSPSSSAATASSSSSSSSSSAVV; from the exons ATGGATTCTGACATGGATTATGAGAGGCCAAACGTAGAGACTATCAAGTGCGTCGTGGTCGGGGACAACGCGGTGGGCAAGACCCGGCTCATCTGCGCCCGCGCCTGCAACGCCACGCTCACCCAGTACCAGCTCCTCGCCACCCACGTGCCCACGGTGTGGGCCATCGACCAGTACCGCGTGTGCCAGGAG GTGCTGGAGCGCTCGCGGGATGTGGTAGATGATGTTAGCGTGTCCTTACGGCTCTGGGACACCTTTGGAGACCACCACAAAGACCGGCGCTTTGCATATGGCAG ATCCGACGTCGTGGTTTTGTGCTTCTCCATCGCCAACCCCAACTCCCTGCACCATGTGAAGACCATGTGGTACCCGGAGATCAAACACTTCTGTCCCCGTGCGCCCGTCATCCTGGTGGGCTGCCAGCTGGACCTGCGCTACGCCGACCTGGAGGCCGTCAACCGGGCACGGCGTCCCTTGGCCAG gccaatCAAACCCAACGAGATACTTCCCCcggagaagggaagggaggtgGCCAAAGAACTGGGGATCCCCTATTACGAGACGAGCGTGGTGGCCCAGTTTGGCATCAAGGACGTCTTCGACAACGCCATCCGTGCCGCCCTCATCTCCCGCCGTCACCTGCAGTTCTGGAAGTCCCACCTACGCAACGTGCAGCGGCCCCTCCTCCAAgcccccttcctgccccccagGCCCCCTCCGCCCATCATCGTGGTGCCAGATCCCCCGTCCAACAATGAGGAGCACCCGGCCCACCTCTTGGAGGACCCCCTGTGCGCGGACGTCATCCTGGTGCTGCAAGAGAAGATCAAAATCTACGCACACAAGATCTacctctccacctcctcctccaagTTTTACGACCTGTTCCTCATGGACCTGAGCGAGGAGgaccagcagagcagtgcagggcaTGGGTTTGGGGTTGCCGTCACCGCAGCGGCTGAGAGGATGCTGCACCAAGAGGAGAGGCACCACGGACGGGATTTCCTCCTCCGGGCTGCGAGCTTTGATATCTGTGAAAGCACCGAGGAGGGCGGCTCCGGCCAGCGAAAACCGTGCCTTAGAGCCTCCACCAGTGATGGGATCCTACGGGGGAACCGCTACGAGAATGGGGAGCGTGGGTTGCGAAGGGGACGGGACCTCTCCTCTTGGAGCCGGGCGTTCATCAGCATCCAGGAGGAGATGGCGGAAGACCCGTTGACCTACAAATCCAagctgatggtggtggtgaagATGGATGCTTCCATCCAACCGGGCCCTTTCCGGGCAGTGCTGAAGTATTTGTACACGGGGGAGCTGGACGAGAAGGAGCGGGACCTCATGCACATCGCTCACATCgcggagctgctggaggtgttCGACCTCCGCATGATGGTGGCCAACATCCTCAACAACGAGGCGTTCATGAACCAGGAGATCACCAAAGCCTTCCACGTCCGGAGGACGAACCGGGTGAAGGAATGCCTGGCCAAGGGGACTTTCTCGG ATGTCACCTTCGTGCTGGATGACGGTGCTATCAGTGCCCACAAGCCCCTGCTCATCTCCAGCTGCGACTGGATGGCCGCGATGTTCGGCGGTCCCTTCGTGGAGAGCTCTACTAACGAG GTGGCACTTCCTTACACCAGCAAGAGCTGCATGCGGGCCGTGCTGGAGTATCTTTACACTGGGCAGTTCAGCTCCAGCCCTGACCTCGATGACATGAAGCTCATCATCTTGGCCAACCGCCTCTGCCTGCCCCACCTGGTGGCTCTTACCG AGCAGTACACCGTCACCGGGCTCATGGAAGCTGCGCAGATGATGGTGGACATCGATGGGGACGTGCTCGTGTTCCTGGAGCTGGCACAG TTCCACTGCGCCTACCAGCTCGCCGACTGGTGCCTCCACCACATCTGCACCAACTACAACAACGTCTGCCGCAAGTTTCCCCGTGACATGAAGGCCATGTCGGGAG AGAACCAGGAGTACTTCGAGAAGCACCGCTGGCCGCCGGTGTGGTACCTGAAGGAGGAGGACCACTACCAGCGGGCGAAGAAGGAGCGGGAGAAGGAAGACTACCTCCACCTCAAACGGCAGCCCAAGAGGCGGTGGCTCTTCTGGAactccccttcctcctctccttcatcGTCGGCAGCCACggcctcctcctcttcctcctcctcctcctcctcggctGTGGTTTGA